The nucleotide sequence ACCCAGGTTACCCGGATCACGAACATCATCGAGCACAAGGACCCACCCCGTCAAATCGGGCTTTCGGGCCTTAGGAATCTCAAAAACCCCCAACACTTTGTTCGGAGCGGTAAGCGCACTCATTTTTTTCAACTCCACCTCTGAAACAAGCTCCACCAAACCAGCCGCACCCACCTCTATTTCGGCATCGGTACTATAAACGGCATTTACCTTGAAATCTGAGGCCACCAACTCACTTACGACCTTTATACCCTCGGCCACAAAAAGGTTGTGACGATTACGGTACTTTTTTTGGTGTAGACTTTTAACGAGTTTGATCTGATTTTTTGAAACCATGGAGTTCTGTGCGTCTTACTATGAATATATCCAGACTGCAAATATGCTATTTTGAAGCTACAATTTATACCCAAACACTAAAATTAAGGTCATAAATTTCCCCCAAAAAAGTGTATCCCTACAGAAAACCCTATATTTTCGACTCCAAATAAAAAAGTTTAAATGAAATCAATGTATTTTTGACCTCTATGGGCAAAACGTTTCGCTTTACTAAGTCCACTATTAGAATAAGCCTATTGCTTATAGCTCTCGTGGTCAACTCGTGCAACACGCTAAAGCGCGTGGATGACGATGAACTTTTGCTCAAAAAAAACACCATTTACGCCGACAGCATTGAAGTCAAGAGCGAAGAAATAAAAAGTTTGATCGTTCAAGAGCCGAACACCACACTTTTAGGCTACCCGTTACGACTGAACCTACACAACCTCGCTAAAAAAAATCCGGATTCATCTTATCAGGTCTGGCTTCACGAAAGTGCCAAACGAGAACAGAGGCTGATCAATTTCCTTTCCAAAAAACAGGTAGACCGACTCGGTAAATCTTTTCTGGTAAGCGGTCTGAGCGAATGGCTCAAAAAGGTCGGCGAGGCCCCGGCCATTTTAGACACCACAAAAACCAGACGCACCTTGGAAAGGCTGCGCGCCTATTACGGAAGCAAAGGTTACTTTAACAATAACACTACATACGAGATAGACACGCTCAGTAAAAAAAGAAGGGCCATGGTTGCCTATAAAGTCGATCTCGGCCATCCCTTTATGATCGATTCGGTATCCAAAAAGATTGCATCAAGGGCCATAGACTCCATTTACACCCTCCACAAGGCGGAATCGTTCGTTAAGAGCGGAGACCAATTCGACCTTACGAAATTTGCCAGTGAAAGGGAGCGCCTCAGCACTATTTTTAGAAATTCGGGCATCTATAACTTTCAAGAAAGCTCAATTTCTTACGACATCGCTACCGATACCACTAAATTGGCCAATGATCAAAAAATGAACATTGAGCTGAACATCGACAACTTTAAAAGACGGGGCGACAGTGCCGTAACCAGTGCCGAATACAAAGTGTACAAATTTGACAAGATCAATATTTACACCGATTATTTATATGACGAACGCGATAGCGAACAAAAGTTCATCCGTTACGGAGACTACACCATTTTTTACCGCAACAAACTAAGGTTCAAGCCCAAGACCTTGGCCAATGCCGTATTTTTCGAAAAAGACAGTATTTATAAAGATATAGACCGTACCCGAACCTATAGGCAAATTACCAGCTTGGGCGTTTTTAAATATCCTACGATCACATCAACACCCAACGATAGCGCAGCGGTTTTAGACGCCAACATTTATCTGGCGGCGCGACCCAAGTATTCGCTGGGAACCTCATTTGAAGTCACCCGATCCAACATTCAGCAGGTAGGCTTGGCGCTAAGTCCTTCCTTACAGGCGAGAAACTTGTTCGGAGGTGCCGAGAACTTGAATTTGGCGGGCAGATTGAGCATTGGCTCATCGAACGACCCCAGTATAATAGACAGTAGGTTCTTTAACATTCAAGAGTTCGGGGCCGACCTCACCTTAGACATACCCAGGTTCTGGTTTCCCTTTATCAAC is from Zobellia galactanivorans and encodes:
- the tamL gene encoding translocation and assembly module lipoprotein TamL; amino-acid sequence: MGKTFRFTKSTIRISLLLIALVVNSCNTLKRVDDDELLLKKNTIYADSIEVKSEEIKSLIVQEPNTTLLGYPLRLNLHNLAKKNPDSSYQVWLHESAKREQRLINFLSKKQVDRLGKSFLVSGLSEWLKKVGEAPAILDTTKTRRTLERLRAYYGSKGYFNNNTTYEIDTLSKKRRAMVAYKVDLGHPFMIDSVSKKIASRAIDSIYTLHKAESFVKSGDQFDLTKFASERERLSTIFRNSGIYNFQESSISYDIATDTTKLANDQKMNIELNIDNFKRRGDSAVTSAEYKVYKFDKINIYTDYLYDERDSEQKFIRYGDYTIFYRNKLRFKPKTLANAVFFEKDSIYKDIDRTRTYRQITSLGVFKYPTITSTPNDSAAVLDANIYLAARPKYSLGTSFEVTRSNIQQVGLALSPSLQARNLFGGAENLNLAGRLSIGSSNDPSIIDSRFFNIQEFGADLTLDIPRFWFPFINTSKIIPSYTLPRTRISVGTSFQKNIGLDKQAFSTVLGYNWTPSDFIKHNIELLNIQFVKNVNPDRFFNVYQNSYEQLDAVADNFDSYNDAINYPELTRNFETSESSDDPSLRIPLGTTDFTNAILNGTVSSTADEFQTVSRIEERRQRLTEDNLIFASNYTLNLNNREGLTDNQFYQFRFKFESAGNVLSLLSNIVPFNENDSGDQLVFSVPYSQYLKTEFDYVKYWATSRTNVLAFRSFFGIAIPYGNSDNIPFVRSYFAGGANDIRAWSPYSLGPGSTDAINDFNEANLKIELNLEYRFPVIGNMKGALFADAGNIWNVFDNVEDPAATFTGFKSLEDVALGTGFGLRYDFTYFILRADLGFKTYNPAEEMSKRWFRDYNFANAVLQIGINYPF